The following proteins are encoded in a genomic region of Brachypodium distachyon strain Bd21 chromosome 1, Brachypodium_distachyon_v3.0, whole genome shotgun sequence:
- the LOC100830763 gene encoding probable LRR receptor-like serine/threonine-protein kinase At4g20940 translates to MGIVGGFFLVLLLLVVTPAASGQLPSQDILALLAFKKGITHDPAGFITDSWNDESIDFNGCPASWNGVVCNGASVAGVVLDGHRISGVADLSVFVNLTMLVKLSMANNNLSGSLPSKLGGLKSLKFLDISNNRFSGSIPDDIGSLRSLQNMSLARNNFSGPLPESIDGLTSLLSLDVSGNSLSGPLPAALKGLRSMVALNLSCNAFTKGIPAGLGLLVNLQSVDLSWNQLDGGVDWKFLIESSVAHVDFSRNLLTSTTPKELKFLADISETVLYLNLSSNKLTGSLIDGVELSTFGRLKVLDLSNNQLSGDLPGFNYVYDLEVLRLANNAFTGFVPSGLLKGDSLVLSELDLSANNLTGHINMITSTTLQILNLSSNALFGDLPLLAGSCTVLDLSNNQFRGNLSVLTKWSNDLEYVDLSQNNITGTIPDVSSQFLRLNYLNLSHNSLANTIPEAVVKYPKLTVLDLSSNQFSGLIPANLLTSSMLHELYIQDNMLTGGISFPGSSSKNLSLEVLDISGNHFSGSLPDDLASLSGLQVLDISSNNFSGPLPAAVSKIAALTALDISMNQFTGPLPEALPDTLQSLNASYNDLSGVVPVNLRKFPESSFHPGNSRLEYPASSSGSSGSASGSAGGKPLSTGAKIALVAASIVVLVIIILVAIVCHYKRISRQFPSSEKVSDKNLHRATKDIESMKRKDNKGGSEVSADDLAPRKGSTSEAPSQEEKLSAVGGFSPSKGSRFSWSPDSGEAYAQEGLARLDVRSPDRLAGELHFLDETITLTPEELSRAPAEVLGRSSHGTSYRATLENGVFLTVKWLREGVARPKKEFTKEAKKFSNIRHPNVVGLRGYYWGPTPHEKLILSDYVAPGSLASFLYDRPGRRGPPLTWAQRLKIAVDVARGLNYLHFDRAMPHGNLKASNILLDGLDLNARVADYCLHRLMTQAGVVEQILDLGVLGYRAPELAASKKPSPSFKSDVYAFGVALLELLTGRCAGDIVSGAEGGVDLTDWVRLRVAEGHGSECFDPAMASDSENPQAVKGMKEVLGIALRCIRPVSERPGIKSVYEDLSSI, encoded by the exons ATGGGGATTGTAGGGGGATTCTTCTTGGTGTTGCTTCTGCTGGTGGTGACCCCTGCAGCGTCCGGTCAGCTGCCGTCACAGGACATCCTTGCACTCCTCGCCTTCAAGAAGGGGATCACGCATGACCCCGCCGGCTTCATCACTGATTCATGGAACGATGAGTCCATCGATTTCAATGGATGCCCGGCCTCCTGGAATGGCGTCGTGTGCAATGGCGCCAGCGTGGCGGGGGTGGTGCTCGACGGCCACCGGATCTCGGGTGTCGCTGATCTCTCTGTGTTTGTCAACCTGACCATGCTTGTGAAGCTTTCCATGGCCAATAACAATCTCTCCGGGAGCCTCCCGAGCAAACTGGGTGGTCTCAAGAGCTTGAAGTTCCTGGATATATCGAACAATCGGTTCTCGGGTTCGATCCCTGATGATATTGGCAGTCTCCGAAGCCTGCAGAACATGTCGCTTGCCAGGAACAACTTCTCAGGTCCTCTGCCTGAATCCATTGATGGGCTTACATCGCTTCTGTCCTTGGATGTGAGCGGCAACTCTTTGTCTGGCCCACTGCCTGCGGCTTTGAAAGGCCTCCGGAGCATGGTTGCTCTGAACCTCTCTTGCAATGCCTTCACAAAGGGCATTCCTGCTGGGCTTGGCCTCCTTGTGAACCTCCAGTCTGTGGATCTGAGCTGGAATCAATTGGATGGTGGTGTTGACTGGAAGTTCTTGATCGAGTCAAGTGTTGCTCATGTTGACTTCAGCAGGAACTTGCTCACCAGTACCACCCCCAAGGAACTCAAGTTTCTTGCAGATATTTCGGAGACGGTTCTATATCTGAACCTTAGCAGCAACAAGTTGACTGGGTCATTGATTGATGGAGTTGAGCTCTCAACTTTTGGGAGGTTGAAGGTGCTTGATCTGAGCAATAATCAGCTGTCTGGAGACCTTCCAGGGTTCAATTATGTTTATGATCTTGAGGTTCTGCGTCTTGCAAACAATGCATTCACTGGGTTTGTACCTAGTGGACTTCTGAAGGGAGATTCTCTGGTGTTGAGCGAGCTGGACCTAAGTGCAAACAATCTGACAG GACATATCAATATGATCACATCAACTACCTTGCAGATTCTTAATCTGTCCTCAAATGCTCTTTTTGGGGATCTCCCTTTGCTTGCTGGAAGCTGCACCGTGTTAGATCTTTCAAACAACCAATTTAGAGGAAATTTGTCAGTTCTTACCAAATGGAGCAATGATTTGGAATATGTTGACCTTAGCCAGAACAATATAACTGGGACTATTCCTGACGTGAGCTCTCAATTCCTTCGCCTGAACTACCTGAATCTTTCTCACAATTCTCTAGCTAACACCATTCCTGAAGCTGTTGTTAAGTACCCCAAACTTACTGTCCTTGACCTGAGCTCCAATCAGTTCAGTGGTCTTATTCCTGCCAATTTACTTACTTCATCCATGCTGCATGAGCTCTACATCCAAGATAACATGCTTACCGGTGGCATATCGTTCCCGGGATCGTCGTCCAAAAATTTGAGTCTTGAAGTGCTCGACATTTCTGGCAACCATTTTAGTGGCAGCCTCCCTGATGATCTGGCCTCCTTATCTGGCCTCCAAGTTCTTGACATATCTTCAAACAATTTCTCCGGCCCTTTGCCAGCTGCTGTCTCTAAGATTGCAGCACTTACTGCTCTTGACATATCAATGAACCAGTTCACTGGGCCTTTGCCAGAGGCACTTCCAGATACTCTCCAGTCCCTCAATGCCTCCTATAATGACCTATCTGGTGTTGTGCCTGTTAACTTGAGGAAGTTTCCAGAATCCTCTTTCCATCCTGGGAACTCGAGATTAGAGTATCCTGCTAGCTCATCTGGATCCAGTGGTTCCGCATCTGGTTCAGCAGGTGGCAAACCACTCAGTACAGGTGCTAAAATAGCACTTGTAGCAGCTAGTATCGTTGTTCTTGTCATCATTATCCTTGTTGCGATAGTATGCCACTACAAACGGATCTCCCGGCAGTTCCCTAGCTCAGAAAAAGTCTCGGACAAGAACCTCCATAGAGCTACTAAAGACATTGAGAGTATGAAAAGGAAGGACAACAAAGGTGGTTCGGAGGTCTCGGCAGATGATCTTGCTCCTCGAAAGGGCTCCACATCTGAAGCACCAAGCCAAGAAGAAAAGTTATCAGCTGTGGGGGGATTTTCACCATCCAAGGGTAGCCGTTTCTCTTGGTCACCGGATTCTGGAGAGGCGTATGCTCAGGAAGGCTTGGCACGGTTGGATGTCAGATCACCTGACAGGCTAGCAGGGGAGTTGCACTTCCTGGATGAAACAATTACACTGACGCCAGAAGAACTGTCAAGGGCACCTGCTGAAGTGCTTGGGAGGAGCAGCCATGGAACTTCATACAGGGCAACGCTGGAGAATGGTGTATTCTTGACAGTGAAGTGGCTAAGGGAAGGTGTTGCAAGGCCCAAGAAAGAGTTTACGAAGGAGGCCAAGAAATTTTCAAACATCAGGCATCCTAATGTGGTTGGCTTGCGTGGATACTACTGGGGTCCAACACCACATGAGAAATTGATCTTGTCAGATTATGTTGCGCCAGGAAGTCTTGCTAGCTTTTTGTATG ATCGTCCGGGAAGGAGAGGTCCTCCACTGACCTGGGCGCAGAGACTCAAGATTGCAGTCGATGTTGCACGTGGTCTCAACTACCTCCATTTTGACCGTGCAATGCCTCATGGAAACCTCAAGGCTTCCAACATCTTATTGGATGGCCTTGACCTCAACGCCCGTGTCGCTGACTACTGCCTGCACCGCCTGATGACCCAGGCTGGTGTCGTCGAACAGATCCTTGACCTGGGTGTTCTGGGCTACCGTGCCCCGGAGCTTGCAGCGTCCAAGAAGCCATCCCCCTCGTTCAAGTCCGATGTGTACGCCTTTGGTGTTGCATTGCTGGAGCTTCTGACTGGCAGGTGTGCTGGTGACATTGTCTCGGGGGCCGAGGGCGGCGTTGACCTAACCGACTGGGTCCGGCTGCGGGTGGCGGAAGGCCATGGTTCGGAGTGCTTCGACCCAGCCATGGCTTCAGACTCGGAGAACCCACAGGCCGTGAAGGGCATGAAGGAGGTGCTCGGCATTGCATTGAGATGCATCAGGCCGGTCTCAGAAAGGCCTGGGATCAAGTCTGTGTATGAGGATCTTTCATCAATCTAG